From a region of the Triticum aestivum cultivar Chinese Spring chromosome 7D, IWGSC CS RefSeq v2.1, whole genome shotgun sequence genome:
- the LOC123165103 gene encoding uncharacterized protein, with amino-acid sequence MWPEMKAWASMADDPLKRASSSATSPSSPMRRFSPTTMAVGGLLAVGTVGYFMFMGKDDRQRERDRHNERLAQRP; translated from the coding sequence ATGTGGCCGGAGATGAAGGCGTGGGCGTCCATGGCCGACGACCCGCTGAAGCGCGCCTCGTCGTCGGCGACGAGCCCGTCCAGCCCCATGCGCCGCTTCAGCCCCACCACGATGGCcgtcggcggcctcctcgccgtcgGCACCGTCGGCTACTTCATGTTCATGGGCAAGGACGACAGGCAGCGCGAGCGCGACAGGCACAACGAGCGCCTGGCTCAGCGCCCCTGA